Proteins from a genomic interval of Deltaproteobacteria bacterium:
- a CDS encoding thiolase family protein, which translates to MREAVIVAACRTAVGKANRGSLVFVRPDDMGATVLKGVIERAGIEPELVEDVVMGCAMPEAEQGMNVARMCVHAADLPESIGAQTVNRYCASGLQTVWDVNCNIAMGSYDCGIGGGTETMSMIPMGGNKIVPNIKLAETYPKAYVSMGQTAENVAVKYKVSRAEQDAFALESNIRALKAIETGVFKEQIVPLKAYRYDGKGNKTEFVFDVDEGPRPSTIEALNGLKPAFVNPKAAVEGAGTVTAGNSSQMSDGAAAVLMMEKGLAAKKGLKPMAAIRGFATVAFDPDLMGIGPALAIPKLIERFGKQYGITLADIDCFELNEAFASQAVYCVKELGLDPAKVNPSGGAIALGHPLGCTGAKLTTQIVYWLRDNKKKWGIVSMCIGGGMGAAGLFENLTL; encoded by the coding sequence ATGCGTGAAGCAGTGATTGTGGCAGCGTGCAGGACGGCCGTCGGAAAGGCCAATCGCGGTTCGCTCGTGTTCGTCCGTCCCGACGACATGGGCGCCACGGTGCTCAAGGGCGTCATCGAGCGCGCGGGCATCGAGCCGGAACTCGTCGAAGACGTGGTCATGGGTTGCGCCATGCCGGAAGCCGAGCAGGGGATGAACGTGGCGCGCATGTGCGTCCACGCCGCCGACCTGCCCGAGTCGATCGGTGCGCAGACCGTGAACCGTTACTGCGCCTCGGGCCTCCAGACGGTCTGGGACGTCAATTGCAACATCGCCATGGGATCCTACGACTGCGGCATCGGCGGCGGCACGGAAACCATGTCGATGATCCCGATGGGCGGCAACAAGATCGTGCCGAACATCAAACTCGCCGAGACCTATCCCAAGGCCTACGTGTCGATGGGCCAAACGGCCGAGAACGTGGCCGTCAAGTACAAGGTCTCTCGTGCGGAGCAGGACGCGTTCGCCCTCGAGTCCAACATTCGCGCCCTCAAGGCCATCGAGACCGGCGTCTTCAAGGAGCAGATCGTTCCGCTGAAGGCGTACAGGTACGATGGCAAGGGCAACAAGACCGAGTTCGTGTTCGACGTGGACGAGGGTCCGCGCCCCTCGACCATCGAAGCCCTGAACGGCCTCAAGCCGGCGTTCGTCAACCCCAAAGCCGCCGTCGAAGGCGCCGGCACGGTGACCGCGGGCAACAGCTCGCAGATGAGCGATGGCGCCGCCGCCGTGCTGATGATGGAAAAGGGCCTGGCCGCGAAAAAAGGTCTCAAACCGATGGCTGCTATCCGCGGTTTCGCAACGGTGGCATTTGACCCCGACCTCATGGGTATTGGACCGGCGCTGGCCATCCCCAAATTGATCGAACGTTTCGGCAAGCAGTATGGAATCACGCTCGCGGACATCGATTGCTTCGAGCTCAACGAGGCGTTCGCGTCGCAGGCGGTTTACTGCGTGAAGGAACTGGGCCTCGATCCCGCCAAGGTGAATCCGAGTGGCGGCGCGATCGCCCTCGGCCACCCGCTGGGCTGCACCGGCGCGAAGCTCACCACGCAGATCGTCTACTGGCTGCGCGACAACAAGAAGAAGTGGGGCATCGTCTCGATGTGCATCGGCGGCGGCATGGGCGCTGCCGGTCTCTTCGAGAATCTGACGCTCTAG
- a CDS encoding nucleoside deaminase produces MRLALDQARDAAARDEAPIGCVIAHDGVVIATAGNRRERDRDPLAHAEVLAIREAARVLGRWRLTGCTMYVTLEPCTMCAGAIVLARPDRVVYGADDPKAGAVRSLYRVLEDERLNHAPIVERGVLAEECGAILSDFFRAKRERTKASDDPSKLNHDL; encoded by the coding sequence ATGCGTCTCGCCCTCGATCAGGCGCGGGATGCGGCGGCGCGCGACGAAGCGCCGATCGGCTGCGTGATCGCGCACGACGGCGTTGTGATCGCGACGGCGGGCAACCGACGCGAGCGCGATCGCGACCCGCTCGCGCACGCCGAGGTTCTCGCGATCCGCGAAGCCGCGCGCGTGCTGGGCCGCTGGCGTCTGACGGGATGCACGATGTACGTGACGCTCGAACCGTGCACGATGTGCGCGGGCGCGATCGTCCTCGCCCGGCCGGACCGCGTGGTGTACGGTGCGGATGATCCCAAGGCGGGAGCGGTGCGCAGCCTGTACCGCGTGCTGGAAGACGAGCGGCTCAACCATGCGCCGATCGTCGAGCGGGGCGTCCTGGCCGAAGAGTGCGGTGCGATCCTGAGCGATTTTTTTCGCGCGAAACGCGAACGAACGAAGGCTTCCGACGATCCTTCAAAACTGAATCACGACCTGTAA
- a CDS encoding MogA/MoaB family molybdenum cofactor biosynthesis protein, whose amino-acid sequence MSEAAIRRYAILTLSDKASIGEREDTSAPALQQRMHDAGWACAHYLVIPDDRARIETELVRLCDDPAVAVVLTTGGTGFTDRDVTPEATLAVSERMAPGIAEAMRMRSLAITPMAMLSRAVAAIRNRTLIVNLPGSRKGALECLDVVLPVLAHAVELLRGVNTEHGST is encoded by the coding sequence ATGAGCGAGGCCGCAATTCGCCGCTACGCCATCCTGACGCTTTCCGACAAGGCATCGATCGGCGAGCGCGAGGACACGAGCGCCCCGGCGCTCCAGCAACGCATGCACGACGCGGGCTGGGCCTGCGCCCACTATCTCGTGATCCCCGACGACCGCGCGCGCATTGAGACTGAACTCGTGCGTCTTTGCGACGACCCCGCGGTCGCCGTCGTGCTGACGACAGGCGGCACCGGTTTCACCGACCGCGACGTGACCCCCGAGGCAACACTGGCCGTCTCCGAGCGAATGGCGCCTGGGATCGCCGAGGCGATGCGCATGCGCTCGCTCGCGATCACGCCCATGGCGATGCTCTCGCGCGCCGTCGCCGCGATCCGCAACCGAACGCTGATCGTGAACCTGCCCGGAAGCCGAAAAGGCGCACTCGAGTGTCTCGACGTCGTCCTGCCCGTCCTCGCACACGCCGTGGAGTTACTGCGAGGCGTGAACACGGAACACGGCTCCACGTGA
- a CDS encoding biopolymer transporter ExbD, whose amino-acid sequence MTQSANANGSQDAATPMFTAIRAVHRRRRAIGKAKRAADEITYLNIVAMMDMMTIILVFLLKSVSFSAQNVSVSDAMTLPYSTEDEQPLEAIKIFVTRDEVVVEDKKVAPILNGVIPQDFLAKENPYMVPNLKGALDQQAETLNRLAKLHPKLKAQDNLMILADKRTPYHVLMQVMYSASKASSSASGENKMAFRKFRLTVMKLEI is encoded by the coding sequence ATGACGCAGTCCGCCAACGCGAACGGTTCCCAGGACGCAGCGACCCCGATGTTCACGGCGATTCGCGCCGTGCACCGACGCCGCCGGGCGATCGGGAAGGCCAAGCGCGCCGCGGACGAGATCACCTATTTGAACATCGTCGCGATGATGGACATGATGACCATCATCCTCGTCTTCCTGCTCAAGAGCGTGTCGTTCAGCGCCCAAAACGTCAGTGTCTCCGACGCCATGACGCTGCCCTACTCCACCGAGGACGAGCAGCCGCTCGAGGCGATCAAGATCTTCGTCACCCGTGACGAGGTCGTCGTCGAGGACAAAAAGGTCGCGCCGATTCTGAACGGCGTGATCCCGCAGGATTTTCTCGCGAAGGAAAATCCCTACATGGTCCCCAATCTCAAGGGGGCTCTCGACCAACAGGCCGAAACGCTCAATCGCCTGGCCAAGCTTCACCCAAAGCTCAAGGCCCAGGACAACCTGATGATTCTGGCCGATAAACGAACGCCCTATCACGTGCTGATGCAGGTGATGTATTCGGCGAGCAAGGCGTCGTCCAGCGCGTCCGGGGAGAACAAGATGGCGTTTCGCAAGTTTCGCCTGACGGTGATGAAGCTCGAGATCTGA
- a CDS encoding biopolymer transporter ExbD, producing MTDDKAPEKKATAEEQAAQVLLRRARRKIPSYHANEELNLVPYLDVNVNLIIFLLVAISTVLPLAMMSIFPLTVKSSEASTPQETPKNELTLTVFVTHQGFTVAGRGGVMPPIAMTADQKYDYDALQRVAIEVKDAYPNETLVILAAEKDIEYDIVVKTMDALRNQGPRILFPDVQLSPGIVGITTNAPQ from the coding sequence ATGACCGACGACAAAGCCCCCGAGAAAAAAGCGACCGCCGAGGAACAGGCGGCGCAGGTGCTGTTGCGGCGCGCACGGCGGAAGATTCCGTCGTACCACGCCAACGAAGAATTGAACCTCGTCCCTTACCTCGACGTCAACGTCAACCTGATCATCTTCCTCCTCGTCGCGATCAGCACAGTTCTGCCGCTGGCGATGATGTCGATCTTTCCGCTGACGGTGAAGTCGTCCGAGGCATCGACGCCGCAGGAAACGCCGAAGAACGAACTGACGCTGACGGTTTTCGTCACGCATCAGGGCTTCACGGTGGCGGGCCGCGGAGGTGTCATGCCGCCCATCGCGATGACCGCGGACCAGAAGTACGACTACGACGCGCTGCAGCGAGTCGCGATCGAGGTCAAGGACGCTTATCCCAACGAGACCCTCGTGATCCTCGCGGCGGAGAAGGACATCGAGTACGACATCGTCGTAAAAACGATGGACGCGCTGCGAAACCAGGGGCCGAGAATCCTGTTCCCTGACGTTCAGCTTTCACCGGGCATCGTCGGCATCACGACGAACGCGCCGCAATAA
- a CDS encoding MotA/TolQ/ExbB proton channel family protein, giving the protein MGTFATVFKDAGLPIYINIVISVFVVGIILERAYRLFVAYRVDADVFSRHIVGLLQERQLEKAIQLCNASSAPIARVLKAGIAKLQDGAMAISTSMDEELMRVSPLLEKRIASLWSLANIATLVGLLGTIFGLIRSFAALAAVSPEQKAAFLATGISEAMNNTAIGLGIAILCMMGHLLLAGKSKKMLAELESNSAAFENYLILRHGKTAHK; this is encoded by the coding sequence ATGGGAACGTTTGCGACGGTTTTTAAAGACGCCGGCTTGCCGATCTACATCAATATCGTGATCTCGGTGTTCGTCGTCGGCATCATTCTCGAACGGGCGTATCGCCTGTTCGTCGCCTACCGCGTCGACGCCGATGTCTTCTCGCGGCACATCGTCGGGCTGCTCCAGGAGCGTCAGCTCGAGAAGGCGATTCAGCTTTGCAACGCCAGCTCGGCGCCGATCGCGCGCGTGCTCAAGGCGGGCATCGCCAAATTGCAGGATGGCGCGATGGCGATTTCGACCTCGATGGACGAGGAACTCATGCGCGTGTCGCCGCTGCTCGAAAAGCGGATTGCGTCGCTGTGGTCCCTCGCGAACATCGCCACCCTGGTCGGACTCCTCGGCACCATCTTTGGCCTCATCCGGTCGTTCGCCGCCCTCGCGGCGGTCAGCCCCGAGCAGAAGGCGGCCTTCCTCGCGACCGGTATCTCCGAAGCCATGAACAACACGGCGATCGGTCTGGGCATCGCGATTCTGTGCATGATGGGCCACCTGCTCCTCGCCGGCAAAAGCAAAAAGATGCTGGCGGAACTGGAGTCGAATTCGGCCGCGTTCGAGAATTACCTGATTCTGCGTCACGGCAAGACGGCCCACAAATAA